DNA sequence from the Candidatus Dependentiae bacterium genome:
TTCGATTTACATCTTGTCCTACAAATATAGGAAGCGCTTGCTCTTGGTACTGTTTTGGGTTTCCTAAAGAGTAAATACATGAAACCGAGGCTATAATAATTACATCGCGCCGTTGCATTAAAGTTGCAACAGCTTCTATACGAAGTCGCTCAATTTCTGGATTAATTTTAGTTTCTTTTGGAATATAAATATCTTGCGCTGGCAAATATGATTCTGGTTGATAATAATCATAATAACTCACAAAATAGCAGACTTTATTTTCTGGAAAAAACAAACTAAATTCTTCATAAAGTTGTGCTGCCAAAGTTTTATTTGGAGATAGAACAATTACTGGCTTATTTTGCTTTGCTATCACATTGGCAATCGTGAAAGTCTTGCCAGATCCTGTCACTCCAAGAAGAACTGATTTTTTACCTTCATGATCTTTTAAAGCATTAATTGCAGCCTCTTGATCACCAGCTGGCTGAAATGGCAAATGTAACTTGAATAAACTCATAAATCACCAATCGTTTTAGACTTTTTTAAGTCTACTCTAAATCACCAAAACTTCTATGGCTCGAAGCTCTTGATGCATCAAAAGATGATCTTGTCCTTGGCATGCATGGTGTTCGTCTGAGTCGAGCATCACTATCCATCTTGTCAAGCTCTTCTAAGCGCCTATAGCTTGATGACTGCAATGGATTTAAAACTAACTCTTCTTTCTCATCTGAAGAGTCCGGCAAAGAATACAAAACTTGTGCTGATGAGCTTGGACGAGAGTTAATAACCTTACAAATTAAGGGTATTTCAACTTGCAGCAACCTGGAAAGATCGCTAATCCGAGGAACCATATTTTCATTATAAAAATTTAATGTATTTCCAGATTCATCACCATCATCTTGATCTGTTAGTAATAAATTATCTCTTAAAAATGATACGTTTTCATTTTGCCACTCAAATATGTCATGAGCCAAAGAGCCAAATTCAAACTTAATTTTTTCCTTTTCTTGCTCTGACTTAACATCTGCAGCTCTTTGCATGTTGGCATAAATCATTTCAAAATAGGTAAGCCTACGTGAAAGCTTTGAAAATTCACGACTTTTGCATCGACGAATAAATAAATCAAAGCAATCAGAATCCATTGATTTACTTAAGTTTAATTTTGGCAAATCTGGTACAGAAGCAAAGCTGCTCATGCTTATCACTAAGAAACACCCCAAAAACATTATAGTTCTCTTTTTCATAACGCCCCCTATAAAATTTAATAATACATATACGGCACCCTGACACAAAACAGCTTAATAAAAAAAGACTTGCCCTTTTTTAAGCCCAATTCAAAAAGAGTACTGCGATTTTTGCCCACTCCTTTTGAATGAAATGTTACATCATGATACACTGTAAATAGCTTATAAACAGCTTAACCAAGCAAAAAAATGAAAAAACTATTAACTTTTATTATTTTTATGATCAGCTCTCAAGCGATCTGGCCTGAGCAAATTAAGACTATCTTTGCTCATGGAATTGTGGATGGCCCATCTCAAATAAATAGATTTGATCAAGCAATTGCCACAAAAGAAAAATATTCTGTTTCTTTTCTTGATGCCACAGACGCAACTGGATTTGGACTAAATTATGGCATTTTTATGCTGACAAAGCTATTTGGAAAACATGTTAACAGGTCCAAAATGTACATGGCCCAAGGCCCTGACATAAATTCTTTACATAAATTCATAGATGCTCAATCTAAACCAGGTAATGGAATAATCCTTTATGGATGCTCTCGAGGCTCTGCAACCATACTAAACTATCTCAAAAAGCATGACCATCAAGAGATTAAGGCATTGGTTCTCGATGCTTGCCCTGCCAGCATGCATGAAGCAATCCAACCCACTCTTATAAAATATGGCATAAACCCTTCCCGGGCTCTTTCTGTTTTTACGACACTTTTTCCAAAGTATCCAACAGTAAATCCGATCACACCACTTGACTCAATTAAAAATATTAAAAATAAAAATCTGCCAATACTCTTGATTCATTCGCTCGATGATACGGTTGTTCCATTTGAGCACGGATTAATGCTGTATCAAGAATTTATCGAAAATGGATTTAAAAACGTGCATTTTATATCAATTCCGAGTGGAAAACATAGCTTTCTTTTACAGGGTAAAAACTCAAAAAAACCATACCTACAAGCGGTTCACTCTTTTTATAAAAAATACAATCTTCCCTTCAATGAATTATTTGCAACTACAAACTTAGCAAATCATGCTCTAGACGGTCAAAAAGTTATTAATAAAATCAATGCCTATAAAAACCTTATCAACAAAAAAGCCCTTCTAATTAGCAAAAACTAAAACTTTTTGATATGTTTTAAATATCTTATTTTATTATTTTAGGGACTAAGGTTATGACTTTAACTGTTAAAGCACTTGCTCTTTCAATATTTTTTTTATCAGCTCCAGTAAGTGCCATGCAAAGACTAGATAATATTATTTCAAAAAGCGACTTATCTCGCCTATGTACTAGAAATATAGACAATGCTGACTGGAAGCTTTCAGAAGTAGAAAGCCTTGCCTGGGTTATTAAATCAATTGAAAAAAATAATAATGACTACTCGCATTTTAATGAAAGCTGGTATAAATTACGTCATGAACTTAAAGCAATTAGGCGACACTATAAGCTCTAAAACACCTCATGCTTTTTGACAGATCTTAGATCAAACTCATTTAAATTTCATAGGGCCAACTTCTCAACCAAGAAGTTGGCCTTTTTTATGAAATCAATTAAATCTCTTGATTTGCCACCCCTTCTTTATGTCAAACTGTGATCAGTAAAGTTTTTTAATCTAAAAAAGGGATAATAATGAACAATTTCAAAAAGCTAAGAGTCGTCATGCTTTGTCTTTTGCCTACAGGCAGCCAGATACATTCGATGGGCAGAGAAGAAGTTCAATACAAACCAACAGAAAGAACAGAATCAAAAAACTTTTTTGATAGGGCAAAAGAGCGATTATTTGAGATAAAAAAGTCTGATGCCGCCAAAATCGACGAAGAGATAAAGGCAGATAGAAGAGCAAAAGACGAAGCCTTTAAAATAGCTCAAGAAAAAGCAGATAACAAAGCTAAGGCTAAAGCAACTAAGCAAAAAGCTGAACGAATAGAGCTATTCAAATCTTTACTGTTAAAAAATGATACCAATGAAGCTATAAAGTTATTAGAAAAGCACAAAAGCCTTTCTAATACTATTATCTTTGATAATTCAGGAACAACAGCTTTGCACTAT
Encoded proteins:
- a CDS encoding prolyl oligopeptidase family serine peptidase codes for the protein MKKLLTFIIFMISSQAIWPEQIKTIFAHGIVDGPSQINRFDQAIATKEKYSVSFLDATDATGFGLNYGIFMLTKLFGKHVNRSKMYMAQGPDINSLHKFIDAQSKPGNGIILYGCSRGSATILNYLKKHDHQEIKALVLDACPASMHEAIQPTLIKYGINPSRALSVFTTLFPKYPTVNPITPLDSIKNIKNKNLPILLIHSLDDTVVPFEHGLMLYQEFIENGFKNVHFISIPSGKHSFLLQGKNSKKPYLQAVHSFYKKYNLPFNELFATTNLANHALDGQKVINKINAYKNLINKKALLISKN